Genomic segment of Chelmon rostratus isolate fCheRos1 chromosome 2, fCheRos1.pri, whole genome shotgun sequence:
GATCTGAGTGGCTGTTTGTAAAGATCGATTAACCACACCCTGCAGGAGCGAGCTACAGGACTGTCAGTCGTTGAATGCATCTTTAAATAGATTTGTCTGAGCGTTTGCACTCACTATAATATTGTAATGAATTGTAATAAGATGTTTATAACGCTTAAAATCATTGAGGTAATGTGGGATAagtattttaaattcaaataaagttGGAAATCATAGGTTTATACAAGTAGACCAACTGTTCGCTTATGTTTCAAGAAACAAAGTGGCTCATACAGCTGGTCTGTTGCGATCAATGCACGATGGATTAATAGACATTGGAATTAAATTAATCTTTTTAGTAATATATAAATTTCATCGTAAGGCGCGCGCcgttgtttcctttttttctcttaattATTCCAGATAATTGTTTGATCAGGCTTTACTTTCGGGCAGGTGTCATGGCTGCAGATcagaaaggtgttttttttttcttttttctttttctatgaATAAGATGTAGACTACATTCTCAGGCACACAGCGAGGACACTTTGATCTGTTCATTAGTTTAAGCTAAAGTATTTGGGAGATCAGATAACAGGAGGCATTTTAGGCCTCAAAAAGCTTCAGTGGCTTTTGAAAGCAGATTCTTTCGGTCGGCCTGGGGCGATGCGGCTTTGGGGGTGGAATTACCTCATCTTGAAATTTCCtcacgtctttttttttcaccttttcttaAACCTTAGCCTGAGTgacattgtttcttttttttgttgttgttgtttttactcaaCAATAGCAGATAATTATGAGATTAACGATAATTCGATCTCGGTTATGGGTCTAATCCTGTGAGTCCTATATTAATCTCAcgttattaaaataaatatagaatggtttttaatgcatttgagCGCTCCTTTTCGCACCTTAATCCGTGTTAGTATGCACGCTGCTTCATGGAAACCAAAATAAATTTCATCGAGCGACTGCTGACGGATTGTTTTGATTTACCCCGCTCAGGTGTATTACACTGCACGGCGCATGCGCACGACACCACGCCACAGTCAGGTGAAGTCGGCAACGTGAACCTCTGATGGTTTCACTCATTCGCTGCGTCTCAGTAGGACTGCTGTGACTGGAGCTTTGCAGATGTCTGTACTGGAGAGGATAGACTGGAGGGTGAGTCCGCTCGTGTATTTATCTCTTACAGCTGACTTGGTTTAAACCAACCTGCATCGTGTTTATCGCTTTTTGCTGCTGAGcctatatttattttattgctttccACCATAATCACCTGTTTGGAAGCGCGCAGCGCCGCTTTAAAATAACCTGTGATTAATGTCAATAAGCCTAAGGGTTTACCCACTCACAAACTTCAAGTCACTTGGACTGAGGCCACTGGATTACAAAACAGTGATGCTGTTTATGATCGACACCCAAATATGCTTATAATAACATAACTTTCTGTATAATAACcacagcatttttctttttattcatctttaaaatatataagagaaaagagcaggaaCTGAGCGATATCAGAGGGGAATGCTGTTACAGGTACCAACCTCATCACAGACTAGTGCAAACATACTctaatatatatgcatataacATAATAATTTACaatttatacatatatttgcAATGTGTGAATATTATATGAATATTTTAGTGACCGTTCTTATGCGAATTTTGGATTTCAATGAGATTTACTGAAGAAAGTCACATCACACTGTGCGTTAGTCTTAATATATGATATTTTACACACAGGAGCAACGTATATATGGACACTATATTTATACTaaccagttaaaaaaaaaaaatactaaaatgacCTCCCTCACTGATCTGtgtgactttttgtttgttggccACGGCTCCTCTTAAATCGTTACACCTGACATGAGTTGAGCCGGTTGTCGCTGCAGCGGACTGAGCATCAGGATTGTCCAAACCAGCACCGCCAGGCCAAGCGTGACTAACGTCCTTTAggtctgctctgtgtctcctccgacgtaaaataacatttaatcagcGCGCATTTCACTTCTGCGTCGCATCACAACAAGCCAGGGACCCACACAGATAATCCTCAGTCGCCCACGTCCTGTTGTTCCCATGGACAGCCGATCACTGCAGCGTGGGTGGACGGACGCCACAGGCTGTTACCCTAAAAGACAAAGGTCTGTCCAGTAATCTCTCAAATTATAATCCGACACTTTGTACTCGTCAAGTGATACAAAACCAATTAATGAAATGTCTCCAAGTGATGGACATACACTATTTTCTGCTGAGGAAAGAATGATTTAAAAGGTTTAACGgcaaaaatgaaacagatttaACAGATAAACTGAAGCATAATGGATAGTTAGGtcgttttaattaaaaaagagtCATGTTTTGTCCTCACTTTGATGCATATCAAAGCTTCAAAGCAGCCTTGTTTGGACATCGCAAAGCTCCaccaaaaatgtaaatgaagttAAGAAAGAGTTGTTTGTTGAGATCCTTCGAGCTTAGAGGTTTCTGAGAGAATGATGACTGCTAAACCCTCAGGCTTATTGCGGTTTGAAACAAGCGCTGAGCCACCACTGTGAAGCACCGACATCAAAATGTCATGGGTTCATTTGAATGCCTGTTATTCCGCTCAGGCATTCACATcgcagagctgcagcatctcgCTGATTTTGGGATCAAAAAATGAACCGCAGTCACTTTGAGGGCGAGAATTGAGTCAAGTTAAGTGGCATGCTTCAAGAATGTACAGTTATTCTGCTATATTTGTGATAACAGTAAATGTGAAGccaccactgaaaacagcaacaatacTGAtaatttatgattattattgtcattattcaAAAACAACTATTATCATCTAAATAGCAGGCTACTTGGCGTTATTAGGTGTAATGTGAGTATAAACACTTGAAAATaattgcaaaatgtaaataattatttCTATTGGTATATCCTGACCTTAACATCACTAATAATATTAATAGATTTTAACCTATTTAACCTAtttaggggggaaaaaaagcaccGCTtggtgaaaacaaatgtgtttttctctcagaaTAAACAGAACATGTTACCTCTCCTCTAATTAGTTTTTAAGAGCATCATCAAAATTGTAGCACATCTCGAACCGGACAACGTGATTGGCCGAGGGGCATTCCACTGAGCGTCAATACGTCACCACGTGGTACTCAGTAGCCTAGCAACCCGTCATTACTGAATCCGAGTTCTGGCACAAATTGTTCCAAACTCTTTCGAAAAATATgtataaaagaatgaaaaacatttttacgaagcaggaagtgaaaataaattataCCTTTAATGACTGGAGGAATCTTTTCAGAACGAAAcctttgattttctttgatAACTatcccctctgtgtgtctgtaaggAATAAAGGCCTAGTACTAAAACACAGCATAGATGTTCTTAAAACTTTTAACAGCCATGTCTTCAGATTGGGGTCTGTTTATGGGGTTTGAGgagacataaacaaacacaaacaaggagACTTCACTCACTGCAGGCCGCGAGAAGAGGACTCCAGCGAAGTCACTGGGTTTAAATGTCTGACACTGCCCGTGAAGACGGGAGCCTGATTGGACCGCTGCGCCGCCAATCagcaatattttcattttccccTTCTCACTGACATCAACGGGCCGGGCGCCGCCCCCTCGGAGCGCCCGTGCAGATATAGTACACCGCTCGTGCGCGCGCTGGGGAGACTGAACATCGCTGTCTTGTCCATAAGAGGGAGTCAAGTTTCTTATATGCGCCGTTTTCGCCCACTTCCACAACACAGCGACGGAGCGCCGTGACCGGAGAGGGGGGACATATCGCCTGGCGACGGTCGTTTCGTCTCACAGCGGCTGTGGAAGCTCGTATCTGCGGTTGGATAGTCCGTCGGTCGGTCAGTTCGCCCCTTCAGCCGTCAGCCCGCAACTTCGCCCTTTTTCgccacagctggaaaacaagcGGGTTCATGATCACCACCAGGAAGCTCTTCGTTTTTTCTTACCTGGATTAACTCGCAGACGACAatattcctccttttttcttccactcttcttcttttctttttttattattttcgGGGTAACGGAgagtttttttctctgtcagaatgttGTGGAAATTAGCCGACAACGTGAAATATGAGGATGACTGTGAGGTGAGTTTcgaaagagacacacacacactaaaaaaacctaaaaaacaaacaaacaaacaaacacaacttttgATTAACATCTAACAAAAGTTTGACACTCAGACTGACAATGGGTTGATTTTTATCATGTCCTAACGAAACAGATGAAgataaaatggaaaacagcGACAGGCGACAACAGGACAAAATAACCCCCCCAAAAGTTTGGAAAAGTTGAGAGACGCCCTACAGCTGTGAAAGAAAGACACCGTtttcacacaataaaaacacaataataatttCTACAACATCGGCAGCATTAACACTCACAAGAATAGTCATAATAATCagccttttattattattattattattaaaaaaagaaatcttttcTATAAGAGGATAGGCCTTAATCATTAATTTGGGTCTTAAAACACGTGagaatattttaatttttattttcaatcacCAATTTAATTTAAACTGTAAGTTAGCTTTCTTTCCCACGTTAGAGAAGAATAATAAAatctatattcatattaaaGTTGTAGTCTAAGCGCCCTCCTCTAAGCCGCTACCTGCAGTGGACGTCATGTCAGCGGGTGACAGACACTTGATTTCCTCGGGGGACACATGTCACCTCTACCTGCCATCCTGTTGTCCTCTCTCACAGCCCCCCTGTCTCTTCCGTCCCTCAGGAAAGGCACGACGGCAACAGCAATGGGAACCCCCGGCTGCCTCATCTGCCGGCGGTCAGCCAGCACCTCTACAgcccgtctccctctctgtcacactcgGCCAGTTCGGACTTCCAGCCCCCGTACTTCCCACCTCCCTACCAGCCCATCTCCTACCCGCAGTCCACCGACCCCTACTCCCACCTCGGCGACCCTTTCAACCTCAACTCCATACACCAGTCGCCGTCGTCGAACCAGCAGCAGCCGTGGCCCGGCCGTCAGGGCCAGGATGGGCTCGGCGCGCACGGGAGGAGCGGCCTGGCGAGTCAGATCCTCGGCCTGGAGGGAGGCTCGTCCGGGGTGAGGAGGGAAGGGTTCCGCCGGCCGGAGCTGCTGCCCCCACACGCGCACGGCATAGAGGCGTCGGTCATTGGCGATAACATGGGGATGCACGACATGGGCCACGGACTGGAGGATGTTCAAGTGAGTGGATCTGACAGACGTGAATGCTTGAGATTACACTGTAGTGCggaggtgtgcatgtgttcactCACTGCCACAGACAGTCACATAAGTCCATAACACATTTCTGGATGCCACtaaagcagaaaataataataattattgttaATTCTTTATTATATATCAAATAGAGGCATTCTGTTGCCGTCACAGAGGTTTAAAACAACTAAAGGTCTCCACTATCAGCTCATTAAACACCTCATTTCCATCTTGGTAGAgcctttattatttttctttgttttgcatgaaggaagcaaaagagagaaagagtcatTCAGACATTGCTGctttaacattgttttttaaCAACGCATATGATGGCTTATTGCtgcttctgttctttctttctttttatcagCATGTAGATGACCACAGTATTATTATGGCAGATCAGACAGTCATCAAAAAAGGTGAGTTTGCTGCATTACTAATCTGATCTTCAGTGGCAAAGGAGCACAGCTCTGCCAATTTGACAAGGGGAAAAAAGGTTTAGGAAAGTGCTGCCTGGGGTACATGTGCCTTTGTACGACCAAATAAAGATGCAGTAATTACTGTCGAGGGCTGGAAATTTACCGTAAGGGCTGTATTTTTTTTCGCTCTCTCACCCATACTTGGAATTGTCATAACAATTACTTCTATAGTGGCATGTCAGGGCACTCAGCGCGAGAGCACAGCAAAGGAGGAGTCTTGTATTTGCACTTGCACTGCATACACTGATAATCCTCGTGGCCATGAGATGCACTTATCTAAGCTTGATATGATCCATAGCCCTTTCTGCTGGCGAAGGTGTTTGAATGGATGCCCAGTGGGAAAGAACTGATccctttcaacaacaacaaaaaaaaaaaaaacgacaggCTATTGACAAGACGAGAAAATTGAGCAATCTCACAACCTCGGCGTTGactgtgagaggagaggaaagcttTGGATCACCTTTAGGCTGGTTAAGCTCGCAATTGCAGCTCTCTTCTGTTCACTTCAACAGGAAATTATGCGTTGATCTTGAAGCAGTGTTTGGCTCGGCAGAACCAGCTTTTGGCGGGGTGTGGCATTAGGCTTGCATGTGAAGGACAGTTTAGTAATTTGTTGGGACATGAACTGTTTTGAAGGGGAACTTATTCTTGCTGTTTTGTCATCAGGGCTCCATTAAACCGACTTTGAGTCAGAGGAAGATCAGCTTGGGCAACATTATTCTATGACTTAGCTTCCTGCATTTATTCAAACATACACaggcagatagacagatagatagattcaGCAAACATCTATAAAACTATGATGTAATATTGAATCGTGTACAGAGTTTTTCCCTGTCGTGCTTTAGTTTCTCACTATCATGCCTGAGCAACATCACAGCAGTTTGGTGTATTCAAAGACATTTGTGTTATATTTTACGgcacatgcagctttttttttctccaaaagcTTAATAGCAAAAAAGGTGTTACGATATCACGATGCATGGTTGCAAACAGAAAGCCGTTTGCACAGCTCAATGAACCAACCGGTCTGCATTTGCTACGGAAGTGAGTGATGGCTCATTATATTGTTCCCATGCTTAAGGGCACACTATGGGCAATCTAGGTTTTCCACTTGTAAACAATGGCATGTCATTCCCAGCCATGTGCCCCAGAGGAGCCTTAAAGTACTCATGTGACTCTGTGATTTTTGTCTCAGTATTAGGACTACGAGGTGGCAGGAACCTTGATCGCTTACAGAGGACTTATTATCAGGGGGGCGTTCTTGCGGGTGAGGATGAAGATAGCTATGTTTTATAGTGTGCtgtactgttttgtttgtccgATGCCTGTCAGTGCTGTTGTGGGGGGTTCAAAATTTCGTTTAACTGCAGAACCAGCATAAAACATACACAATGTCCAGAAAACCCAAAGCCTGTGAGGCCAAATCATAAACAGTACTGAGGTGTATCTGTGGCTTAGCTGAGGGgcagtctgtatgtgtgtacctgttTGTGGATGGTGTTTGGCATGAGGGCATTTTAGGCATTCAGTGTTTGGAAAACCACACAATATTTCGAAAGTCTTTCCAACAGCAAACATTGGTTTTCTCAGTCGTGCAGAGCTGCATACACACTCTTCCTTGTGATTAcatacaagaaaacacagattcCCTGTTGCACAGAAGGGATTATCATGATTAGAGCTTATGTACATACACAGGAAAAGTGTATATATAAACAAAATCTATTGCAAAACcagaaagttttttttctttccttttgtacCTCTTCACTCTTCAGCTTAcccacatttttttctcctcaccCTCCAGGGCCTGTCACTCTACCTAAAGGCAACGCGCTGGGTCTTCCCTTCCAGAAAGAGTCCCTGCTGGGCATGGTATCAAACCCAACAGAGGTGTTCTGCTCCGTGCCGGGCCGTCTTTCCTTGCTGAGCTCCACATCCAAGTACAAGGTTACCGTGGCCGAGGTCCAGAGACGTCTGTCGCCCCCTGAGTGCCTCAATGCCTCGCTCCTTGGAGGGGTTTTACGCAGGTCAGAGCTCATCTCATTCAACGTGACAGCAGGCCGGATTTAATGCTGCCCCCCTGTTGTTTGTAaaagtccaaaatccaaaatataaCACAGGAGTAGCACAGCTCACAAAAAATTAAGATAGCTAAACcaaacatcctttttttttttaccttgattTCCGTTTTTATTAAGATCTTTGTCATCTGCAAGCTGTTGCTGTTGAGGTTGTCCGATCGTCTCAGATATGAATAATCATCACACTGAGGAGCTCCAGCTCTAGTGATCTGTAGGCTAAAGCTCAGCAGCCCATGGGAAAGGCTTTTCTGAAAGCACAGCTTGGCTCAGTTGGTCTGGCTCATCAGTTTTTTTGCGTAAGGTTCGTGACATTCTTTGTGTGGTCTGCAATTTTGGTTCTGTGCTTCCTCTGGGGATAGGTTACATCAA
This window contains:
- the tfap2c gene encoding transcription factor AP-2 gamma isoform X2, whose protein sequence is MSVLERIDWRERHDGNSNGNPRLPHLPAVSQHLYSPSPSLSHSASSDFQPPYFPPPYQPISYPQSTDPYSHLGDPFNLNSIHQSPSSNQQQPWPGRQGQDGLGAHGRSGLASQILGLEGGSSGVRREGFRRPELLPPHAHGIEASVIGDNMGMHDMGHGLEDVQHVDDHSIIMADQTVIKKVLGLRGGRNLDRLQRTYYQGGVLAGPVTLPKGNALGLPFQKESLLGMVSNPTEVFCSVPGRLSLLSSTSKYKVTVAEVQRRLSPPECLNASLLGGVLRRAKSKNGGRSLREKLDKIGLNLPAGRRKAANVTLLTSLVEGEAVHLARDFGYVCETEFPAKAIAEYLGRAHVERNEVNSRKNMLLAAKQICKEFTDLLTQDRSPLGNSRPAPIIEPGIQGCLTHFSLITHGFGSPAICAAMTSLQNYLNEALKQVDKMYLSSGSDTQGSSDSGSKSTDKMDKHRK
- the tfap2c gene encoding transcription factor AP-2 gamma isoform X4; translation: MSVLERIDWRERHDGNSNGNPRLPHLPAVSQHLYSPSPSLSHSASSDFQPPYFPPPYQPISYPQSTDPYSHLGDPFNLNSIHQSPSSNQQQPWPGRQGQDGLGAHGRSGLASQILGLEGGSSGVRREGFRRPELLPPHAHGIEASVIGDNMGMHDMGHGLEDVQHVDDHSIIMADQTVIKKGPVTLPKGNALGLPFQKESLLGMVSNPTEVFCSVPGRLSLLSSTSKYKVTVAEVQRRLSPPECLNASLLGGVLRRAKSKNGGRSLREKLDKIGLNLPAGRRKAANVTLLTSLVEGEAVHLARDFGYVCETEFPAKAIAEYLGRAHVERNEVNSRKNMLLAAKQICKEFTDLLTQDRSPLGNSRPAPIIEPGIQGCLTHFSLITHGFGSPAICAAMTSLQNYLNEALKQVDKMYLSSGSDTQGSSDSGSKSTDKMDKHRK
- the tfap2c gene encoding transcription factor AP-2 gamma isoform X1, whose product is MLWKLADNVKYEDDCEERHDGNSNGNPRLPHLPAVSQHLYSPSPSLSHSASSDFQPPYFPPPYQPISYPQSTDPYSHLGDPFNLNSIHQSPSSNQQQPWPGRQGQDGLGAHGRSGLASQILGLEGGSSGVRREGFRRPELLPPHAHGIEASVIGDNMGMHDMGHGLEDVQHVDDHSIIMADQTVIKKVLGLRGGRNLDRLQRTYYQGGVLAGPVTLPKGNALGLPFQKESLLGMVSNPTEVFCSVPGRLSLLSSTSKYKVTVAEVQRRLSPPECLNASLLGGVLRRAKSKNGGRSLREKLDKIGLNLPAGRRKAANVTLLTSLVEGEAVHLARDFGYVCETEFPAKAIAEYLGRAHVERNEVNSRKNMLLAAKQICKEFTDLLTQDRSPLGNSRPAPIIEPGIQGCLTHFSLITHGFGSPAICAAMTSLQNYLNEALKQVDKMYLSSGSDTQGSSDSGSKSTDKMDKHRK
- the tfap2c gene encoding transcription factor AP-2 gamma isoform X3 — its product is MLWKLADNVKYEDDCEERHDGNSNGNPRLPHLPAVSQHLYSPSPSLSHSASSDFQPPYFPPPYQPISYPQSTDPYSHLGDPFNLNSIHQSPSSNQQQPWPGRQGQDGLGAHGRSGLASQILGLEGGSSGVRREGFRRPELLPPHAHGIEASVIGDNMGMHDMGHGLEDVQHVDDHSIIMADQTVIKKGPVTLPKGNALGLPFQKESLLGMVSNPTEVFCSVPGRLSLLSSTSKYKVTVAEVQRRLSPPECLNASLLGGVLRRAKSKNGGRSLREKLDKIGLNLPAGRRKAANVTLLTSLVEGEAVHLARDFGYVCETEFPAKAIAEYLGRAHVERNEVNSRKNMLLAAKQICKEFTDLLTQDRSPLGNSRPAPIIEPGIQGCLTHFSLITHGFGSPAICAAMTSLQNYLNEALKQVDKMYLSSGSDTQGSSDSGSKSTDKMDKHRK